GCTCGCGAGCGCTTTTTTGGGCAGCCAGAAATTCGAAATGAAAGAGATCAGGAACGAAACCTATCTCGTCGCGTATTTCCCCCTCGATGAAAAGTACTCGGGGCGGATCGCTGCGTCTTTTGCGCCGGAGATCCAGCGTGTCAAGAATTTTCTTAATCTCCTTATCCTCACCCTTCCCTGGATGCTCCTGCTCTCCTATCTTGTCAGCCGCTACCTCGTGAAGCAGGCTATGAAGCCGATATCCGACGTATTCACCTTTCAGGAGCATTTTTCCTCGAGCGTCAGCCATGAATTACGCTCCCCCCTGGCCTCCCTGAAGGGCAACTTCGAGGTCTCTTTGCGAAAGGAGAGAACTGCCGGGGAATACCGCGACACGATCAGTTTCGGTCTGACCGAAGTCGATCGCATCATCCATCTTCTCAATGACCTCTATCTTATCGCCTCGTCCCGTTCAAAACCCCTCGACCTGTTCAAGGAAGAAGTCGACATGAAAAAACTCATCGGTGAAGTCGTTGGCGCATTGATGCCCCGCATTCTCGCGAGGGGCATTCGAGTGGATAACGCTATACGGGGGAGAACCCTGTGGGTCTGTGATGAGGCCCTCATGAGACGGGTCTTTGAGAATCTTCTCAACAATGCCGTGAAATATACCCCGGAGGGCGGCTCGATCGTGATACGCACCTTCGAATCCATAGGGAAGAGGATGGCAAACATAGCGAACACCTGCCAGGGGATCGGCAATCGGGAGATACCCTATCTGTTCGAACCC
This portion of the Thermodesulfovibrionales bacterium genome encodes:
- a CDS encoding ATP-binding protein, producing MIRLTQRRLTIRFVLVLMTFTVIILTIIFIYFHQNIVNSLKRHLREEIQNEFIDQYHRTGLDTFKNQWEEYHFEILNANGDIVVASPTTRAFYTGINRDLLASAFLGSQKFEMKEIRNETYLVAYFPLDEKYSGRIAASFAPEIQRVKNFLNLLILTLPWMLLLSYLVSRYLVKQAMKPISDVFTFQEHFSSSVSHELRSPLASLKGNFEVSLRKERTAGEYRDTISFGLTEVDRIIHLLNDLYLIASSRSKPLDLFKEEVDMKKLIGEVVGALMPRILARGIRVDNAIRGRTLWVCDEALMRRVFENLLNNAVKYTPEGGSIVIRTFESIGKRMANIANTCQGIGNREIPYLFEPFYRGKAIENRKFEGKGLGLFVSRYIVRSHGGEITAKIG